The Pedobacter ginsengisoli region TGTTGTAAGAAAGCTCTTTGCCATTTAATTTGGTAAACATAGCATCCAGATCGCCATAAAATACCCCTTGCTGATGTGGATTTTCGCCATATCTTAAGATTTGAGCTTTACTAATGCTTTGTTTAAATACGCTAAGCGGCTCTTCGGTATTGAAATAATTGAAGATAGCAGTATCGTAGTTAGATGAAGTATGGAATGCTTTTTTGGCGTATGCTTTACGTTGAGCTAATGTAGTTTCTCCGTTCTGGTTTTCCAGTTGTTCCTGTAAAGTTGAATAATCATCTTTAGAAGCAAGAATTACTACATCATTAAAGTTTTTAGCAGCAGCTCTGATCAGAGAGATACCACCGATGTCTATTTTCTCAATAATTTCTTCTTCAGTACCACCAGCTTTTAGTGTTTCTTCGAAAGGATATAAATCTACAATAACAAGATCTATTTCAGGAATCTCATACTGAGAGATTTGTTCCTGATCAGAACTTAGAGCTCTGCGGTTTAAAATACCACCAAAAACTTTAGGGTGTAAGGTTTTAACACGTCCACCTAAAATTGAAGGGTAACCAGTAAGGTCTTCAACTGCGGTAACGGGTAAATTTAAATCCTTAATAAATTGTTCTGTACCTCCGGTAGAAAACAATTGAACACCTTGTTTTGCCAATAGGCGAACTAAAGGCTCTAAACCATCTTTGTAATAAACTGAAATTAAAGCGTTTTTGATCTTTATAGATTGACTCATTAGAGAAAAATTTTGAGCCGCAAAAGTACCTATTTTTCTTTTAATGTCAAATGGTTATTTATTGTAGCATATACTGCTATAACCTTTTTGTTCAGCAATTAATAATTGGCATGTTCCGTCGTATTTATTTTAAAGACAGAATGTAGCTAACCATTAGCTTAGCCTCCTCAATTGGTACCTTGGGGTGATCGATCATTGTTGCACTTCCCCAAGCTCCTTTTCCACCGCTAATCACCTTTTGAGCAAGCATATCGATATAAACACGCTGTACGGGGTATCTTTTGGCTATATCTTTAAAAGCAGGCCCTACTGATCTTTTTTCTTCTTTATGACAGGTATAGCAATCCGAATAGGCAATAAGGACTTCGCCTTTTTGAGCTATCGCAACAGGAATGGTGTCGTTTTTTCCTGGTATTTCGTGGATATAGTCAGTTTTTGGCTGTATTGTTTTAACTTCAGAGTTGTTGCAGGCTACCAGGTAAGTGACTATTAACAGTAAGCCACAGTTGTACAAAAAATGCAACTTTTTTAGCCGACCTACCTGAAGCATAAAGTTATTGAAGCTTATTTTTTAATTTTTTTAATAATGCCATCTATAATGCGGGGATAATGCTGATGTTCCAGTTGCTGCCCTTTAAACTTAATCATTTCCAGATTGTCATCTTTATCAATACGGTATCTTGCCTGGTAAATGTATTCGCCTTCATCGTAGTTTTCATCAACATAATGTATTGTTATACCACCCTCAGTTTCTTTGGCTGCCATCACAGCATTATGTACATGATCTCCATACATTCCTTTTCCGCCAAACTTAGGTAAAATAGCAGGGTGTATATTTACAATACGGCCAGGGTACTCATTAATTAAGTTTTTGGGGATCAGCCATAAAAATCCGGCTAATACAATCAAATCTACATCCAGATTTTTTAACAGGTCTATGATATTATCAGTTTGATAAAATTCATGCCTGTCAAAAATATGAGAAGGGATTTCAAAGTTATCCGAGCGCTGTAATACGTAGGCGTCAGGGTTGTTTGTCAGCACCAATGCGATTTCTACTTCAGGGTTGTTTTTAAAATGCTCCATTAATTTTTGAGCGTTAGATCCTGACCCTGAGGCAAATATGGCTATACGTTTTTTCATGGGGCAATGTAAATTGAGGCTATTTATTTGTTTTCAAAGGTAACAATGTTATCATTATGTCCAAAAATAGCATTTTAAGCCTTTAATGGAAGTCTTTATTATAGGTTTTTTGATTTATTAACGGTGCTAAGAGCCACCTGGGCTTGGACTGAATCAGTACAGAATAAGGATTGAGATAGGATTGCTTCGGAAAACAGGTGCCTTTTTCCGAAGAAGTGTGCAGGCGGTGTGCACCCAGTGTGCTCGGAGGTATATGTTTGTCAGGTACTTGTTTAAATCTGCCTATACTCTTATGTTGGAGAAGATTAAAAAAAATATTTATGTTCTGATTTTGTATTTTAAAAACATTAGTTCTATATTTGCAGTCCGAAAAATAAGAAGAAATAAAAAGAGCTGGTCTCAACATAAAATATTTTAATAACAAAAAATGGCAAATCATAAATCTTCAATAAAAAGAATTAGAGCAAACGCAACTAAACGTTTACGTAATAGATATCAAGCAAAAACCACTCGTACGTTTATTAAAAGACTACGTGCTGCTGAAGATAAAAAAACAGGACTAGAATTGCTTCCTAAAGTTGTTTCTATGTTAGATCGTTTAGCCAAAAAGAACGTTATTCACAAAAATAAAGCAGCTAACAACAAATCTAAATTAACTAAGTTTGTTAATGGCTTAAAATAAATATAGCTTTACAATATTGTAAAAGGGATATGCATTGCATATCCCTTTTTTTGTTTTAAAAAATATTCCAATGAAACCATATCAACCAAAATTGGGTATAAAATTGTGGGCAGAGGCCGATAGGCCTCGCGAAAAGCTATTGCTTCATGGCCGCAGGCATTTAACGGATGCCGAACTTATTGCCATTTTAATTGGATCGGGCAGCCGAAATGAGAGTGCGGTTGATTTAAGTAAGCGCATACTTGCAGAGTATGAGAATGATTTGGATGCATTGGGGAAGGTTTCTGTTAAACATCTTTCGAAATTTAAAGGAATTGGGGAAGCAAAAGCCATATCCATAATTGCAGCATTGGAACTTGGCAGAAGGAGAAAGAATAGTGAAGCCACAGATGTGGTTAATATAAGAACATCAAGGGATGCATTTGAAGTATTGCTTCCTGTGTTTGCCGATCTAAACCATGAAGAGTTTTGGATACTGATCTTAAATCACGCAAATAGAGTAATCGGTAAGCAGCTGGTGAGCAAAGGAGGGCTGTCTGGTACTGTAGCTGACCCTAAAATTATTTTTAAAACTGCAATTGAGCATAATGCAGCTTTTATTATTCTTGCCCACAACCATCCTTCAGGAAATTTAAAGCCAAGCGTGCAGGATTTAAGCATTACCAGAAAGTTGGTTGAAGGAGGAAAGATGCTTGAATTACAGGTGTTAGACCATATCATTGTAACCGATAGGGCATATTA contains the following coding sequences:
- a CDS encoding c-type cytochrome, producing MLQVGRLKKLHFLYNCGLLLIVTYLVACNNSEVKTIQPKTDYIHEIPGKNDTIPVAIAQKGEVLIAYSDCYTCHKEEKRSVGPAFKDIAKRYPVQRVYIDMLAQKVISGGKGAWGSATMIDHPKVPIEEAKLMVSYILSLK
- a CDS encoding phosphoribosylglycinamide formyltransferase, producing MKKRIAIFASGSGSNAQKLMEHFKNNPEVEIALVLTNNPDAYVLQRSDNFEIPSHIFDRHEFYQTDNIIDLLKNLDVDLIVLAGFLWLIPKNLINEYPGRIVNIHPAILPKFGGKGMYGDHVHNAVMAAKETEGGITIHYVDENYDEGEYIYQARYRIDKDDNLEMIKFKGQQLEHQHYPRIIDGIIKKIKK
- the rpsT gene encoding 30S ribosomal protein S20, giving the protein MANHKSSIKRIRANATKRLRNRYQAKTTRTFIKRLRAAEDKKTGLELLPKVVSMLDRLAKKNVIHKNKAANNKSKLTKFVNGLK
- the radC gene encoding RadC family protein translates to MKPYQPKLGIKLWAEADRPREKLLLHGRRHLTDAELIAILIGSGSRNESAVDLSKRILAEYENDLDALGKVSVKHLSKFKGIGEAKAISIIAALELGRRRKNSEATDVVNIRTSRDAFEVLLPVFADLNHEEFWILILNHANRVIGKQLVSKGGLSGTVADPKIIFKTAIEHNAAFIILAHNHPSGNLKPSVQDLSITRKLVEGGKMLELQVLDHIIVTDRAYYSFGDEGLI